One Centroberyx gerrardi isolate f3 chromosome 6, fCenGer3.hap1.cur.20231027, whole genome shotgun sequence genomic region harbors:
- the vtna gene encoding vitronectin a, with protein MRLWAVLLLALLAVAFAAEESCMGRCENGFDSQKKCQCDSMCKYYQSCCSDYEATCRRNTRGDTFVVAEDDEDLPTTQKVPTTRDVPVTPTVPVTTTAPVTTATTEAPDPDAEICSGRPFDSFMQIKNGSIYAFRGEYFFELDQKSVRPGYPKLIKDVWGINGPIDAAFTRVNCQGKTYIFKRNKYWRFDDGVLDDGYPREINVGFDKIPDHVDAAFALPAPSHHGKEKVYFFKGDQYYQYEFLHQPSHEECITMSERSPSTLFRRYTDMYYNNYEHFFSELFSDMPQHHSGHHFINKDWKGIKSPVDAVLAGRIYVGPWSPTPARNNYQPDQQWGQQQGQQWNQQYGQQWDQQYGQQWGRRRQNRSPFWETLAERGMSMGQGFAERGMDLGLRLAERGMAMEERLGRSWDRRRDQDWDQDRRRDQDRDQDRRMDQQNNRGNYDSRNRDDRTYWEFIQRSQPLQSVFFFKGDKYYRVDLKTRKVDPAFPPYPRSIGKYWLGCSDTAGAEKK; from the exons atgagactATGGGCCGTCCTGCTGCTAGCTCTGCTAGCTGTTGCTTTTGCTGCAGAGG AGTCCTGTATGGGCCGCTGTGAGAATGGCTTTGACTCTCAGAAGAAGTGCCAGTGTGACTCTATGTGCAAGTATTACCAGAGCTGCTGCTCCGACTATGAGGCCACCTGCCGCAGGAATA CACGTGGGGACACGTTTGTTGTTGCAgaggatgacg AGGACCTCCCCACCACACAGAAGGTCCCCACCACACGGGACGTCCCTGTGACCCCGACAGTACCTGTCACGACCACTGCCCCGGTCACAACAGCCACCACTGAAGCTCCTGACCCAGATGCCGAGATCTGCAGCGGCAGGCCGTTTGACTCCTTTATGCAGATAAAAAACGGCTCCATCTACGCCTTCAGGG GGGAATACTTCTTTGAACTGGATCAGAAGTCGGTGCGTCCTGGTTATCCAAAGCTCATAAAGGATGTGTGGGGCATCAATGGGCCCATTGATGCTGCCTTCACACGGGTCAACTGCCAAGGCAAGACCTATATCTTTAAG AGAAACAAGTACTGGAGGTTTGACGACGGTGTGCTGGACGATGGCTATCCTAGAGAAATCAATGTGGGCTTTGACAAGATTCCTGATCATGTGGACGCAGCTTTTGCCCTTCCTGCCCCTAGTCACCATGGCAAAGAGAAGGTCTATTTTTTCAAAG GCGATCAGTATTACCAGTATGAGTTCCTGCACCAGCCGTCCCATGAGGAGTGCATCACCATGTCAGAGAGGTCTCCCTCCACGCTGTTCAGGCGCTACACTGACATGTACTACAACAACTATGAGCACTTTTTCAGCGAGCTCTTCTCCGACA TGCCCCAGCATCACAGCGGCCACCACTTCATTAACAAGGACTGGAAGGGCATCAAGTCACCAGTGGACGCTGTCCTGGCTGGCAGAATCTACGTCGGCCCCTGGAGCCCCACACCGGCCCGCAACAACTACCAGCCTGACCAGCAGTGGGGTCAACAGCAAGGCCAACAGTGGAACCAGCAGTATGGACAGCAATGGGACCAACAGTATGGGCAACAGTGGGGCCGTCGCAGGCAAAACCGTTCACCCTTCTGGGAGACCTTGGCTGAGCGGGGGATGAGCATGGGCCAGGGCTTCGCTGAAAGAGGGATGGACTTGGGGCTGAGGCTGGCGGAGAGGGGGATGGCAATGGAGGAGAGGCTCGGACGCAGCTGGGACAGACGGCGGGATCAAGACTGGGATCAGGACAGACGGAGGGACCAAGACCGGGATCAGGACAGACGGATGGATCAGCAAAACAACCGCGGCAACTACGACTCCAGAAACAGAGATGACAGGACCTACTGGGAGTTCATCCAGAGGAGCCAGCCCCTACAGAGCGTCTTCTTCTTTAAAGGAG ATAAGTACTACAGAGTGGACCTGAAGACCAGGAAAGTTGACCCTGCCTTTCCTCCATATCCCAGATCCATCGGCAAGTACTGGCTCGGCTGCTCCGACACCGCAGGGGCAGAGAAGAAGTAG
- the scarf1 gene encoding scavenger receptor class F member 1 codes for MRPLLRALVALLCCSLSSSHTLDPAGKNVCQNLRDPSTLVCCTGWRQEGTECSIPVCEGKHACLKDELCVYPGVCRCPAGYYGAHCKTRCPPEFWAPDCREVCHCHPHGHCHPVTGECTCNPNRWGPLCQNACKCTRHGRCHPVHGNCTCDEGWWTSTCAKPCQCVNGGALSAACDQLTGRCQCRRGHWGQKCPMTCNCYLSPCHQRSGVCECQPAWWGPSCDRRCNCDLAHSRCDPADGQCLCQPGYQGGYCNQPCEPGKYGSGCQLSCGHCKDAQHCSATDGVCSACEPGWNGTRCDRPCPFGYYGDGCQEKCPRCRSSEACDPQTGKCWRCDPGWTGPRCEEACSDRTYGDACSFLCSPCFHGDCHHVTGRCVCQPGFQGESCNSSCPAFQHGLNCSSACDCGEGVSCHPATGACPSSGRGALLAGVLVPVLLLLLAVLCCCLCCGGGAADGKDRVTVGDGSASVRMKYHVYSVLANISAALPCISNWSSGLPRVTVSHHDPELTFNHSFIEPPSSGWVTDGSSFDSDEEDGEALYCVPPREDIPAVAGGEFQEMSSKCNMFMDPSGFSGEDMAQPFNIPRTSSIAKSKRPSVSFAEGTRFSPKERRGSAQDLGTPAGHPRTKPKSTWGVLMLSVLQAQGSAATSGEEDGAEGEEREDGVDGDNQESSCEAGDQEADRHSTGPSRATLQVPGASGRRRTMSNTAAHKGTQVPPSASDAQVGVANKVTTVYVTVGKAGRPVSKVEPSSEGPVQAMLRRLGSLQRQKEQDAGRPKAKAAEGITKPPRRKLGARASVWEQGGPPGGEAGICKPVRRKHASLNSPSTAGANDTPPSESGTPKRPLSSILKSVPEAASADSGSEVRAEGARARGGSPSLGQTESDYLTVGPVVDAGSLTEVIANEGAVASANDEPSYENVMIKHL; via the exons ATGAGGCCTCTCCTGAGAGCGCTggttgctctgctctgctgctctctgtcctcctcacacacactggaccCCGCTGGGAAAAACGTCTGCCAGAATCTCAG gGACCCTTCCACCTTGGTGTGTTGCACTGGATGGCGTCAAGAGGGAACAGAGTGCAGTATAC ctgTGTGTGAGGGCAAGCATGCCTGCTTGAAGGATGAGCTCTGTGTGTATCCTGGAGTGTGTCGCTGCCCAGCTGGCTACTACGGGGCTCACTGTAAAACAC GCTGCCCTCCTGAGTTCTGGGCTCCAGACTGTCGTGAGGTGTGCCACTGCCACCCACACGGCCACTGTCACCCGGTCACCGGCGAGTGCACCTGCAACCCCAATCGCTGGGGTCCGCTCTGCCAGAACGCCTGCAAGTGCACCCGCCACGGACGCTGCCACCCCGTCCACGGAAACTGCACCTGCGACGAGGGCTGGTGGACGTCGACCTGCGCCAAGCCGTGCCAGTGCGTCAACGGGGGCGCCCTGAGCGCCGCCTGCGACCAGCTGACGGGCCGGTGCCAGTGCCGCAGGGGCCACTGGGGCCAAAAGTGCCCCATGACTTGCAACTGCTACCTGTCCCCCTGCCACCAGCGGAGCGGGGTGTGTGAGTGCCAGCCGGCCTGGTGGGGACCGAGCTGCGACCGGCGCTGTAACTGCGACCTGGCACACAGCCGCTGTGACCCGGCGGACGGGCAGTGCCTGTGCCAACCGGGCTACCAGGGTGGCTACTGCAACCAGCCATGTGAACCGGGCAAGTATGGCAGCGGGTGCCAACtgag TTGCGGTCACTGTAAAGATGCCCAGCACTGCTCTGCCACCGACGGTGTGTGTTCTGCCTGTGAGCCCGGCTGGAACGGGACCCGATGCGACCGTCCCTGCCCGTTCGGTTACTACGGTGACGGCTGCCAGGAGAAGTGCCCACGTTGCAGGAGCAGTGAGGCCTGTGACCCCCAAACAGGGAAGTGTTGGAGGTGTGACCCTGGATGGACAGGACCCAG GTGTGAGGAGGCCTGCTCTGACAGGACGTACGGAGACGCCTGCAGCTTCCTCTGTAGCCcttgtttccatggtgactGCCATCACGTGACAGGAAGATGTGTCTGTCAGCCAGGCTttcagggagagag CTGTAACAGCAGCTGCCCAGCCTTCCAGCATGGCCTCAACTGTTCCTCTGCCTGTGACTGTGGTGAGGGTGTCAGCTGCCATCCAGCCACCGGTGCCTGTCCCAGCA gtGGCCGCGGCGCTCTGCTGGCCGGTGTGCTGGTgccggtgctgctgctgctgctcgctgtgctctgctgctgtctgtgctgtggaggaggagctgccGACGGCAAAGACAG GGTGACCGTGGGTGATGGAAGTGCGTCAGTTCGGATGAAGTATCATGTGTACAGCGTCCTGGCTAACATCAGCGCTGCGCTCCCCTGTATCTCTAACTGGTCGTCTGGTTTGCCTCGCGTCACTG tgtcTCACCACGACCCAGAGCTGACCTTCAACCACAGCTTCATCGAGCCCCCGTCCTCTGGCTGGGTGACTGACGGGTCGTCCTTCGACAGtgatgaggaggatggagaggctctCTACTGTGTCCCTCCAAGGGAAG ACATCCCGGCGGTGGCGGGCGGTGAGTTCCAGGAGATGAGCTCTAAATGTAACATGTTCATGGACCCGTCAGGCTTCAGCGGAGAGGACATGGCCCAACCCTTCAACATCCCACGCACCTCCAGCATCGCCAAGTCCAAGCGGCCCTCCGTCTCCTTTGCCGAGGGCACACGCTTCAGCCCCAAAGAGCGCCGAGGATCGGCCCAGGACCTGGGCACTCCCGCCGGACACCCGCGCACCAAACCCAAGTCCACTTGGGGGGTCCTGAtgctctctgtcctccaggCCCAGGGAAGCGCGGCTACGTCCGGGGAGGAAGACGGAgctgaaggggaggagagggaagatggGGTGGATGGAGACAACCAGGAGTCAAGCTGTGAGGCGGGGGACCAGGAAGCAGACAGGCACTCAACCGGCCCGTCCCGTGCCACCCTGCAGGTGCCTGGGGCATCGGGACGAAGACGCACTATGTCCAACACTGCTGCCCATAAAGGGACCCAGGTGCCGCCGTCTGCCTCTGACGCTCAGGTGGGAGTCGCCAATAAGGTCACCACAGTGTATGTGACGGTGGGTAAGGCAGGTCGGCCCGTATCGAAGGTCGAGCCCAGCTCCGAAGGCCCCGTTCAGGCTATGCTGCGGCGGCTCGGCAGCCTCCAGAGGCAGAAGGAGCAGGACGCTGGCAGGCCCAAGGCTAAGGCAGCCGAAGGGATTACCAAACCGCCCAGGAGGAAGCTGGGAGCCCGGGCCAGTGTGTGGGAGCAGGGGGGGCCTCCTGGAGGGGAGGCTGGCATATGCAAGCCTGTTAGGAGGAAACATGCTTCCCTCAACTCCCCCAGCACAGCGGGTGCTAATGACACTCCACCATCAGAGAGTGGCACTCCCAAGAGGCCGCTGTCGTCCATCTTGAAGAGTGTGCCGGAGGCGGCTTCAGCTGACTCGGGCTCGGAGGTGAGGGCTGAAGGAGCCAGAGCACGGGGCGGATCCCCCAGTTTGGGACAAACTGAGAGTGATTACCTGACTGTGGGACCAGTGGTGGATGCTGGGAGTCTCACTGAGGTCATTGCTAACGAAGGTGCGGTGGCCAGTGCGAATGATGAACCCagctatgaaaatgtcatgattAAACACTTATAA
- the sarm1 gene encoding NAD(+) hydrolase SARM1 — MLLSLTLLLWRLYRHFSIMFSSDRLTVPEYVSRLQTRRSGSVDHKAVSPGINADVQAVLDSSLPALRSAMKTLKSAKDTSDVDDTRRAIAETFQLVEEAWVLPTVGRQVAEEICNRIRLDGGLELLLQLLQTPAVDITYESAKLLEQILVSDNRDYVARMGLGVILNLTREQEDAQLARSVSGILEHMFKHTEETSVQLISNGALDALLFWCRGTDPTVLRHCAVALANCAMYGGHHCQRFMIEKQAAEWLFPLAFSKEDELIRFHACLAVAILAANREIEKEVVKSGTLDLVEPFIASLDPDDFARSLLDSADCMQGRTAADLQHLLPLLDGTRLEGKCIAAFYFCVETSIKSRQRNTKIFQEIGAVQSLKRIVMYSSNGTACALAKRALGMMGEEVPRRILSCVPNWKNCEVQTWLQQIGFSAYCDRFQELQVDGDLLLNITDQDLSTDLGMTAGLTRKRFLRDLRVLKTYANYSTCDPNNMADWLAEVDPRFRQYTYGLVQSGVDRNNVQTVTDQQLQCDCCVENGVHRAKILAANRRPFKPCLTDSQPPGPDVFISYRRTTGSQLASLLKVHLQVRGYSVFIDVEKLEAGKFEDKLIQSVQRARNFILVLSANALDKCMGDTAMKDWVHKEIVTALGGKKNIVPVTDNFMWPDPMSLPEDMRSILNFNGIKWSHEYQEATIEKILRFLKGNQDQPDCPEGSKGQKNKQK; from the exons ATGCTCCTTTCTCTGACGCTCCTGCTGTGGAGGCTCTATCGACATTTCTCCATCATGTTCAGCTCGGACAGACTCACAGTCCCAGAGTATGTCAGCCGACTCCAGACCCGGAGGAGCGGCTCTGTGGACCACAAGGCGGTCTCTCCGGGTATCAACGCCGACGTGCAGGCCGTTTTGGATAGCTCGCTCCCCGCCCTGCGCTCCGCCATGAAGACACTGAAGTCAGCCAAAGATACTTCCGACGTAGACGATACCCGCAGGGCCATCGCGGAGACCTTCCAGCTGGTGGAGGAGGCCTGGGTTTTGCCCACCGTCGGCCGTCAGGTGGCCGAAGAGATCTGCAACAGGATCCGGCTGGATGGAggcctggagctgctgctgcagctgctgcagacaCCTGCTGTGGATATCACCTATGAGTCTGCAAAACTACTGGAGCAGATCCTGGTGTCAGATAACAG AGATTATGTGGCACGCATGGGGCTGGGGGTCATCCTTAACCTGACCCGAGAGCAGGAAGACGCCCAGCTGGCACGCAGTGTCTCTGGGATCCTGGAGCACatgttcaaacacacagaggagacgTCAGTCCAGCTCATCTCCAACGGCGCCCTGGATGCCCTGCTCTTCTGGTGCCGAGGGACAGATCCCACTGTGCTGCGCCACTGCGCTGTGGCCCTGGCCAACTGTGCCATGTATGGAGGCCACCACTGCCAGCGGTTCATGATAGAGAAACAGGCAGCGGAATGGCTCTTCCCGCTGGCCTTTTCCAAAGAGGACGAACTCATTCGCTTCCATGCATGCCTGGCTGTAGCCATCTTAGCTGCCAACCGAGAAATCGAGAAGGAGGTGGTGAAATCTGGGACCTTGGATTTGGTAGAGCCATTTATTGCATCTCTGGACCCGGATGACTTTGCCCGGAGCTTACTGGACAGTGCAGATTGCATGCAGGGGAGGACAGCAGCTGATCTCCAGCACCTCTTGCCACTGCTGGATGGAACAAGACTGGAGGGGAAGTGCATTGCTGCCTTCTACTTTTGTGTTGAGACCAGCATCAAGTCCCGCCAGCGCAACACCAAG ATATTTCAAGAGATCGGAGCAGTGCAGAGCCTAAAACGAATTGTCATGTACTCCAGTAATGGTACAGCCTGCGCCCTTGCCAAGCGGGCGCTGGGCATGATGGGTGAGGAGGTGCCAAGACGGATCCTGTCTTGTGTGCCCAACTGGAAGAACTGTGAGGTGCAGACTTGGCTGCAGCAGATTGGCTTTAGTGCCTATTGTGACCGTTTCCAG GAGCTACAGGTGGATGGAGACCTCCTGCTGAACATCACAGACCAGGATCTGAGTACTGACCTGGGCATGACTGCTGGTCTCACCCGCAAGAG GTTCCTAAGAGACCTGCGTGTGCTGAAGACCTACGCCAACTACTCCACATGCGACCCAAACAAtatggctgactggctggccgAGGTGGACCCTCGTTTCCGCCAGTATACCTACGGCCTAGTCCAGTCAGGAGTGGATCGCAATAACGTCCAGACCGTGACggaccagcagctccagtgcGACTGCTGCGTAGAGAATGGCGTCCACCGGGCCAAGATCCTGGCCGCTAACCGCAGGCCTTTCAAGCCCTGCCTCACGGACTCCCAGCCCCCAGGACCCGACGTGTTCATCAGCTACCGCAGGACGACCGGCTCCCAGCTGGCCAG CCTCCTGAAGGTGCACCTGCAGGTCCGAGGATACAGTGTCTTCATAGATGTGGAGAAGCTGGAGGCCGGCAAATTTGAGGACAAGCTGATTCAAAGTGTACAGCGGGCACGTAACTTCATCCTGGTCCTGTCTGCCAACGCGCTCGACAAGTGCATGGGTGACACTGCCATGAAGGACTGGGTGCACAAG GAGATAGTCACAGCCTTGGGCGGTAAGAAGAACATTGTTCCTGTCACAGATAACTTCATGTGGCCGGACCCCATGTCTCTGCCGGAGGACATGAGGTCTATACTCAACTTCAATGGCATCAA ATGGTCCCATGAGTATCAGGAGGCCACGATTGAGAAGATCCTGCGCTTCCTGAAAGGAAACCAAGACCAGCCGGACTGTCCAGAGGGCTCCAAAgggcagaaaaataaacagaaataa